Proteins encoded together in one Bacteroidota bacterium window:
- a CDS encoding STAS/SEC14 domain-containing protein translates to MVQILDETKGDLISIKIKGKLTKGDFDVFNPILEKTIRDFEKPKIYIEIHEIDMPEFQAIWEDIKNIPKYNRLEKIAVVGIKGWYEQMTIIFSKIISPEVKYFDYDQKKNAKKWLESYSYHTNTQ, encoded by the coding sequence ATGGTACAAATACTGGATGAAACAAAAGGAGATTTAATTTCCATTAAGATTAAAGGCAAGCTTACAAAAGGGGATTTTGATGTTTTTAATCCTATTTTGGAAAAAACGATAAGAGATTTTGAAAAGCCTAAAATTTATATAGAAATTCATGAAATTGATATGCCAGAATTTCAGGCTATTTGGGAGGATATAAAAAATATACCTAAATACAATAGATTGGAAAAAATTGCAGTAGTTGGTATAAAGGGATGGTATGAACAGATGACAATTATTTTTAGCAAAATAATTTCACCTGAAGTTAAATATTTTGATTATGATCAAAAAAAGAATGCAAAGAAATGGTTAGAATCCTACTCATACCATACTAACACACAGTAG